Part of the Acipenser ruthenus chromosome 37, fAciRut3.2 maternal haplotype, whole genome shotgun sequence genome is shown below.
TTGTGCTGTTCTATATTTTAGTTGCATTTATAATTTATTAACAGTTTTGGATACGGGGTTACAAACCCATTAACTACCCTGTTGCTACATTATACTTACACTGTGTTCATGTTTTTAATGCATGTGTTTACAGAAAAGAATATGTCATTAGGAAAGTAACTTTGTTAAATACATGATTTTGTTAATATACGGAGTTGAGGCCTCGCTCATACGACTGCGTGCTGAAAGCAGGTACCATACATATATTAGTACGTGGTTGCTACTACAATGTAACTACACCATGtacccagggccggattaacgcaggggctttaggggctgcagcccaggCTCTCAGATATTGAGGGGccgcaaaaaatatatatatatatatatatatatatatatatatatatatatatatatatatatatatttgaagtttttttaatttttattttaaacttatttttaatctaattgttttttgtaatatatatatatatatatatatatatatatatatatatatatatatatatatatatatatatatatatatttagctcaaagagccagctgcccaacgtttcgatatgttgtacatatctttcacaagggagcctgtgtttgaatcaaaacattggaggtatttatatgtttttgaagGCATGACCacgacttgttattgtttacattcaaattcatgatttattcttacatgatgttctatatattgtgacatcatttttacttctatctttgaatctgtattaattctatttaacattactttatataaacttatatttttattatatcatgcaatgctggctctgaggatcagtctagatttggcctccccagcgcatcagcatgcacaacttttgaatgaattttgtttatttatttaaatgttatatatttattgaagttaattagttcattcttttctgttgagtcccgctggcataatcgtgttcagtctatttatccatttactttcttttattcttctatatgtcgcattgtctaatttgagctgttctaatactacaaactttacgtcatttatgtcatgtccctgactggtgaagtgctgtactatatCTAAAAAATGATTAAGTAGCCTGTGACTATAGATCTGAACAACAGGGCTGTTTTACCAAATCGTATTGCACTGGAGGAGCAGCGACTGCCTGATCATATAACTTGACCTGCGATCAAGTCACGtgccacttttatcaggtgtgctgcggCGCGAACGTGACGCAGATCACAACCTGTAAATGTCTGATAAAGCAGCACCTGGGAAGTATGAGAGCGACCCTGAAAAGCACAAACACACCAAGTACAGTCGCGAGGAAgatatgtttaaaacaaaacaccaacactgACACGCTATTGTAATAtgaatgctgttgaagctgacaccctgggatccttcaagaagctgcttgatgagattctgggatcaataagctactatcaaccaaacgagcaagatgggctgaatggactcctctcgtttgtaaactttcttatgttcttaatacaatACCAACAAAAGTATGTTAAGGTACCAGTATTTCggaaaatacattggagagaaatcaacaggaggaaacgacctagctttatatggattacagtggggcaatctccatggaaaaataaaaataagtctcacttttttctcactctatttagGTAATAGTTTCGGGTTGTGTCTGTTTCCATGTagtccaaatgcaaataaactaattcatattaaaataccggAGGCAGTatgtttgtgtctgagttccaatttggcttCGTGGTACTTACTGATATCGTAGAAACCGGGTTTCCATGGggtttttaggttgtcttaatACAGCCTGTCTCATTTggtcccaaaaaaacaaaacagtaataaaaatacgtcgttcctgtgtgtgcagctctgctgattctgctgacacaataatacaaaaacaacattacataagaaagcgctgtgtactgtccttgtattatttgctaaatatttttggctgcatatatatttattataaacctattatacacgtacatattcTTAAGAGATAagacaacacatttccagataacttgctATTACAACAAAGTCTGCActttgcatttcccattttgtatttgaaactgccagtaactaacgctgtggccaatgctcattttcaaaactggcgcTAATGCAAACATCAAATCAGGTAAAATATGGAAcagctaagactgaataatttgacattaatgttaatcaagtgtggtggtagtaaaatagtaaagggaagcaaatgaatatgcaaagaggggccccAAAACGATAACAGAAACCGGGCCCCCAACTTAATCCGGCTCTGCGTGTACCTGTATTTCGAAGCGCTACATTGACTTAAGCAGGACGCGGGGAAGTACAAAGTATTGTAAGAGCACATTCTTAAATTTTTGAATATAAAACACTAAAAAACTATTTTCTATTAGACATTGTAAAAATGAAAGGGCCGAAGCCAAAGTTATTTACAGGTTGACAGTCTTATTGAATTTCTTGAACAACAAACACGTGTCTACGAGCGTAAAATCACAGGGATTGTAAATTAATGACACTGCTCTAAACAATAAAGTACATGCTAAAGAAAAAAGGGAAATTTCAACCACATCTTCAGTAATAAACTGCAAGGTTCCCCACCCACCCTGTCAATCTCATTACCATGTGAACTGGGGGAGGTAGAGGGGGGGCGGGCTACAGTTCTGATGGGTGAAGCGCCTCATCTGCTCAGGCGTTTGCATTTATAAACACATGGTTAAAGTTAAACGAGGATTGCTGTTTGAAATTACCTTTTTTTGTGTTACTGCCATGGTTCATAAATCATTTAGCTGTTTTAAATTGTTCATTTTATAAGCGTGAGGGTCGTGTgctgttttttcttcttcaggAGAGTATAAAGGTAGAAGGCTCTGTTGCAGATCAGTAACATCATCTTCATACACACATTAAAGTCGCAGAAATGAGAAAAACGTCTTTTTCTGTAGAAGATATTTTGGATCCCATCAAATTCAACGGGAAACGTGAACAAGTGTGCAGATGCCGCTTCACTGGAGAGTTCATTGAGAGCGAGGGACAGTTTATACAACACCGCCTTCAAAACAGACAAGGTAAGATCATAAAGTTGTGTTGATGTACTTCACTCGTACAATTCAAGTTACCGGTATCCAACCCTATGCTGAAGGTGTTACATTGCACATTATCTGGTCGCATTCACACGTGTATGTTTTACCTCAAGCCTCAACTTCAAGTCTTAAGTCTCAGCTCAagtaaatgcaataaatacatttgttgtcTAATGCAGTAAACATGGCACACTTTTAGCctggtagtatttttttttttttgttgctaaatATGTAAAACAATTTGCGAAAGTTGTATAATTAAGGATGCCGTTTGAAAGTTTAAAGTTGTAGGTATCGGTAGCGTAACAAAACTATATCAAATTATCAAGACATTATTTTGAGTAGTCATTTGATTCCTGTAAATTCCAACACTGAAAATGTGATTTAATCCAGTTTGGGAACGTTACCACAAGATGGGGCCGTGGGACCATTTCTGGTTTACTACTTACATACGtaggtacatacatacatacatgcatactaTATACAAACATCGTACATATATCCAGTACTCTTGAGGAAAGCGTTAAAGATTCATAGACCCCCCCTATCATGTTACATTTCACCCTAAATACTATTCCTTTGAAGCTGTTTAATCAATTTGCCCATAGTTATATGCACTCTACTGCTTGACAGACCTGGCTGGCTGTCCACTTTGAGGAAACATTTGAGAAACCATATAGGGACACGACACCTTTTATTGGCAGATATTGGCTGACTATCTTCCACCCTACCCATTGCAGCCAGCACTTCTCAAACGTGCAGGTACTAATACAAGGACTTGCGTTTTAAATAGAAATACCATGCTGGGAAGTGAACATAGACATTGTttaaaaagcagtttaaaaaataactgtacctcaatttaaaatatgtatatacagtaaatgtgcCCCTTGTTAAAAAGCACCTCTGTGCCTCATATTCCTGGCAGGGTTGTTGCTAATAAGGACAGTTCTGGCATCACAATGAATGTTGAATTAACACCCCTCATAAACAGTTACTTTGCCAAGACAGGCAgtgctctttaaaaaaatattactcaTTTGATCCCCTCTTTAAAATGAGAAACCttcattttcaaaacaataaAGAGAGTCTATGGAGCACATTAGAGCTGAAGAAATATATTTTGATGTTATTGTCCTTAAGATTAGAGAAATGGTTATACAGTATTATGAATTTGTTTTCTAAATCTTGAATCACCTGCCAATGAAACTGCAGCAGTGGTAGCAGATAGAccttccaagttttttttttcatctccctCTTAAAAAGCCACTTTAGCCAATATAATTCAATAGTACTACAGCAGTCTTCTGATAATTTCACTAAAGTCTCATGTAAAGCTTACAAGATTGTtcttttttaactgtaatatcgCTGTAATCAGAATTTAAAGAACCTAAATCATGTCTTTACCCTCTTTCAGAAAAAACAGCCTCTACAGAACCACAGGAAAATGAACATCAAAACAGAGGAGATTTGAACTGTGAGACACAGACTGGCCTGGGTTCAACAGAGAGCTTGAGGTGCCCTGAACAGCAAACACACTGCACAGCGCTGGACCCACCTAGAAATGAGCATGTGGAAGAGAACAGCCAGCGCAGCCCCAGCAAACCCAAATCCTGCAAGACCAGGCGGATACGGACAGCGTTCACTTTCCAGCAGCTCCATGTCCTGGAAACCCGCTTCCACTCCAGCCACTACCTCTCAGTGTGCGAGCGCTTCAGCATCGCCTCCGCCCTGCACCTGTCCCAAACGCAGCTCAAGATTTGGTTCCAGAACCGCCGCACCAAGTGGAAGAAGGAAAACGAGGGAAAGGAGAAAGACAGGTCTGCAGATGAGCTTCACCGAGCCAGCCCAACCCACCACCACTTTGGTGTCTCCCCCTACTCCTCAATTCTACACAACCCCTCCACCTTACCATACCCAGCAAAGACCAGCTTGAGGTACACACCACAGACTCTGATCTCAACACTTTATCCACAGCCACTCCTACTGGCACCTGTGTTTTATAATCCTCTGTTTTAAGTATAATGACAAAAGATGTATGTGTGTTAGATACAGGGTTGTCCCATATGCAAGTCAGGCCTCATAGGCAATATCATATATTATCCTGATTAGGATGGTCTGTTAGATTGGGTGGCCACATCCTGttgactatctgcaccacacatcaaaatgatctgaatgTATTCCTCTTTGCTTGAAGACATTTCACAACTGAAAGAAATAGATACTGTGTTAACAATTATCGATATGATGCCTGACTTATGGGACACCTTGTTTTGTGTAGGTTCTATAAAGTCTGTGCTGGGTACGTACATGTCTGTGCACTCAGCTTTCAGGAGCACTAAATTACTAAGTTATAAAATAAAGTCTGTTCCACTGAGATCATACTGTTCACCAGTATTAATGAATGACCTCATGCCAGCACAAGTCTTAGTGATAGACATGTTGGCACAGAACGCTGTTTCAATGTCATGGCGAGGTTAAGTGCAGTCTGCAAAGAATGCTACAGGGTAGATGCTTTTTGTTTAGGTATAATGCTGAATTGACATGCTATCAAACAACATAGGGCTGTAGTAATTGTGCTTGTAAATGCATTGCCGTCCTATGCAGTTACCAGCTTGCTACGATTACAGAAATTATTCTACTATCCTGAAGAAATCATTGAAGAACTAcaaccagcaatggcaacacaatgtaGCTCACTGTTGGGTACTGatattgtactattattattattattattattattattattattattattattatttatttcttagcagacgcccttatccagggcgacatacaatcgtaagcaaatacatttcaagtgtactATAGTTACTGCAATGTGCAATGGTTCATACAATTACAtgtccaaaatggaaaatgttacCCGTGTTTTACTGAATTCTACCAAGTGCTCACATCATTATATAGCTCCCTTAATCACAACTATTGCCATTGGAGGTCATTTGGTAATGGTTTagccagagatggaaataagactcctattgcattgccagtttgatccattcctggttttactgtgagtttaataaaacacacctgaggttgttacctatacactgtagctaatcaaactcatagtaaaacctggactgggtgaaactgctatgcaacaggagtcttatttccatccctggttttgCACATTCCTCTAAATATATTTCTGTCCTATCCATTTACCACCCAGCTAATTTTACCCATCAGCATTTTACATCTGATgggttcataataataataataataataataataataataataataataatagttttttgtataatttatttttttattgaatagctcgatttaaatattaaatagtaCCTAATAGTGTATATCAGTTCTGTATtatatgaaacattttttttgtatctgtatttgcatgtttgttaaaatattcttattaaatattaaataaagaagTATatgtgttctatttttttttctcaacgtCCAGATTCATGTTTACAATCAGTTGCCGTAACTATGTTTCATATTTACTGGAAATGATTCCTAATGACAAGCAtacttcaatataaaataaagatatgcTTTTTTTCTTAGTTTGAGCCATTTATTGGTGTTATATTCTTCCTCTGTAgaatttttttctcattttcttgtGGTGATGAGGTCCCAGGCAGGTAATCATGGATTGCCATTTGCATCAAACCCATACACAACTGGTACTGTGTATATGAAGGTGTTGAATGCACTTCCCTCATCTCTCACTTTATGGCAGCATTGCTTatggctccctctagtggatTTAAGGGTAGTTTTCCAACCCTTCCTATTAGTCAAAAACAGATTGATCACAATTGAATAAGAACTTCTCTAAATCTATGTAAAAACGTCAGTGTGGCATACAAACAGgtagtcagacagacagacagacttcaTATACTTccagattttgaaataattaatggagtgtggcaatgtgccccgtccctgtgtgcatttgtgtgttatgtgttgcgtgttgcgtgtgtaaatgttggtgtatagattggtacacgggatataaacgggtctgtgtttcacgtatatttaaaaagtgtagatttgtatttaggcacgggattgcacatcacgcacgtgcatttaaaatataatatgcgagcacggggttgcacagaattaattcacgtgctgggattcaagtgaataattaattagtaattgaatcccagcacaacagtatatatagagacacattttcactcactggtggttaggtgttcgggagtggagaacgggtgtggagaaggagagttaaaataagcgaaaagatcgtaaagataagtgttttcactcaccgtgtttgttcgtctgtcctgcaccgtctgtttagtgttagtccgttttgtatgtctgtttattttggcgcaagtgccgtgtcctgttttgtgtactgtttaaaaccttttatttgtaaataaacgctgagtgcagccattgcactcagctcatcacaaccactgtctttgtttgaattcctgtctggtctgacgccacccactctggccgtctttgtgacatggagTTAAAGAATATGCTTCACTTACAACTGGTTAAGCAGTTATCtatataaaagtaaaatgtaagtgtgacatatggATGGACATACAGACTTAAGGACTTCTTACATTATATCCCTCAGAAGTGATATGAGCTCACAGAAGGAGATAATTAAAAACTAAACCCTAAATGTTATTCAATAAATGAAacaaatgaaatagaaaaaacacacattttcaacaCGTTTATCTAATGAacaagttgtattattattattatttatttcttatccagggcgacttgcaagcgttacaagaaatcacattatttttacatacaattacttatttatacagttgggtttttactggagcaatctaggtaaagtaccttgctcaagggtaccgcagcagtgtcctccacctgggattgaacccacaactctccggtcaaaagtccaaagccctaaccactactccatgctGCTCCATTATTACTGTATTGTAATAATGTTGTATTGTTCAAGTCTGGAATGGGAGGATATGTTCGGTTTTGGGGGGTATCCTCCCTTTGTCAGAGTTCAAGCAGTTAAGGACTGTTAGATGGGTTTTAGTCAGGCACACAGTGATTAACAAGGATGAAATCCATCCAGATTGCATCTCTGCTGTCAAGCAACCCGGGACTCGTTCACTTCAGTAAAAGTATTCAATGTGTAACATCACATGTTCATTTGGGCACAAGTCTGATGGTCAATGCAAAGGACTGTGTTTATCTGTGTTAACATTCAGTGAGTTTGAACTGTTTGTAATTGAAGTCATCAGTCATCTTCAGTTTAAGTCATGTAAGCACTTTATCCGagttgtcttttctctttttttcagaaGATGGGATTAAAGTAATTGCATTAAGGACTTCAGTGATGTAGATCACATGGCACTAAATAATAACTGTGTCTGTCCTGTTAAAGGAAC
Proteins encoded:
- the LOC131706864 gene encoding homeobox protein pnx-like, with the protein product MRKTSFSVEDILDPIKFNGKREQVCRCRFTGEFIESEGQFIQHRLQNRQEKTASTEPQENEHQNRGDLNCETQTGLGSTESLRCPEQQTHCTALDPPRNEHVEENSQRSPSKPKSCKTRRIRTAFTFQQLHVLETRFHSSHYLSVCERFSIASALHLSQTQLKIWFQNRRTKWKKENEGKEKDRSADELHRASPTHHHFGVSPYSSILHNPSTLPYPAKTSLRYTPQTLISTLYPQPLLLAPVFYNPLF